The Edaphobacter sp. 12200R-103 genome contains a region encoding:
- the lptE gene encoding LptE family protein, with the protein MKLRLALSLALSTLLTGCGYHTAGSATHIPPNVRTMAVPIFSTRTQAYHTEMDFTQAVIRELNTRTRYRVLNTDATDADAILRGTILSQTITPLTYDANSSQSSSYLVSVTASVVLTAHDGSVLYRNDAVTFREQYQSTQDVNTFIQEGSPAISRMSRDFAQTLVSDMLNSF; encoded by the coding sequence ATGAAGCTCCGCCTCGCACTTTCTCTTGCACTCTCCACGCTCCTCACCGGCTGCGGCTATCACACCGCCGGGTCGGCCACGCACATCCCGCCCAACGTTCGAACGATGGCCGTGCCCATCTTTTCTACACGCACGCAGGCCTACCACACGGAGATGGACTTTACGCAGGCTGTCATACGGGAGCTGAACACCCGCACGCGGTATCGCGTTCTGAATACGGACGCAACCGACGCGGACGCAATCCTTCGCGGCACTATCCTCAGCCAGACCATCACGCCACTGACCTATGACGCCAATTCAAGCCAGTCGTCCAGCTACCTGGTCTCGGTGACAGCCAGCGTGGTGTTGACCGCTCACGACGGCAGTGTGCTTTATCGCAACGATGCCGTTACGTTTCGCGAGCAGTATCAGTCCACCCAGGACGTAAACACCTTTATCCAGGAAGGATCGCCGGCGATCTCGCGGATGTCGCGCGACTTCGCGCAGACCCTGGTCAGCGATATGCTCAATTCCTTCTGA
- a CDS encoding TetR/AcrR family transcriptional regulator, whose amino-acid sequence MRKSRSEAAESRARIVSNASRLFLTEGISSVGTREIMSASGIAQGGFYRHFDSKEQLLEEAYHEVLANLFAMFEERTAGMSPRDALTTIITLYLSQSPAVSDVDLCPLAMLGSELKRTSEDVRSVALLGYERFVRLLESHLAKMDKPHPRTLATAISSALVGAVTLASIASHEATAKQILKSTREYVLRDIA is encoded by the coding sequence ATGCGGAAATCGCGATCGGAAGCTGCGGAATCGAGGGCGCGAATCGTGTCCAATGCGTCTCGTCTATTTCTTACAGAAGGCATCTCCTCTGTAGGCACCCGAGAGATCATGTCTGCGTCCGGGATAGCGCAGGGCGGGTTTTACCGCCACTTCGATTCCAAAGAGCAATTGCTGGAGGAGGCCTACCATGAGGTTTTGGCAAATCTCTTCGCAATGTTTGAAGAACGAACCGCCGGGATGTCCCCTCGGGATGCACTGACGACAATCATCACGTTGTATCTCAGCCAGTCGCCTGCTGTCAGTGATGTGGATCTATGTCCTCTGGCAATGCTCGGATCGGAGCTTAAGCGGACAAGCGAGGATGTACGAAGCGTCGCCCTTCTGGGTTATGAGAGATTCGTCCGTCTGCTTGAGAGCCATCTCGCCAAAATGGATAAGCCGCATCCTCGAACGCTAGCCACTGCAATCAGCAGTGCGCTTGTGGGTGCCGTTACGTTGGCAAGTATCGCCTCCCATGAAGCAACGGCCAAACAAATCTTGAAAAGTACCCGTGAGTATGTACTACGCGATATTGCTTGA
- a CDS encoding manganese catalase family protein, producing MYHHVKKLMYTVNIGEPDVRFGNMLLEQFGGANGELAAAMQYTIQGWNCLEDIGRRDLLLDIGTEELSHLEVVGALIRMHLKPLKTNREAAEADPLVTIAGGGGVALFDSMGNPWTATYLKVTGELDVDLRSNIAAEARAKIVYERLIDHTDDPGSIDALQFLMTREITHMKAFQAALESMEKPPFSIGMLKPTPGIVDEYFNGSMGDGSEGDTDMRGPWTTMYGLHVVDPKMDTPGGGLSVQTINGKIEGEDRGKQDEAQKTTTSPGDQAIGKKSSGKSKTPSKSTKRA from the coding sequence ATGTATCACCACGTCAAAAAGTTGATGTATACCGTCAACATCGGGGAGCCGGATGTACGCTTCGGCAACATGTTGCTGGAACAGTTCGGTGGGGCAAACGGCGAACTGGCTGCAGCGATGCAATACACGATCCAGGGCTGGAACTGCCTGGAAGATATCGGGCGCCGGGATCTTCTGCTGGACATTGGCACTGAGGAGCTTAGTCATCTGGAGGTTGTGGGGGCCTTAATCCGGATGCATCTGAAGCCGCTAAAGACCAACCGCGAGGCCGCCGAGGCGGATCCGCTGGTGACCATCGCCGGGGGAGGGGGCGTAGCGCTCTTCGACTCCATGGGAAATCCGTGGACAGCTACCTACCTGAAGGTCACTGGAGAGCTGGATGTGGACCTTCGCAGCAACATCGCGGCGGAGGCACGAGCGAAGATCGTGTATGAACGCCTGATCGATCATACCGACGATCCGGGCAGCATCGACGCCCTGCAGTTCCTGATGACCCGCGAGATCACTCACATGAAGGCATTCCAGGCAGCGCTGGAGAGCATGGAGAAGCCGCCGTTCTCGATCGGAATGCTGAAGCCAACGCCCGGAATCGTCGACGAGTACTTCAATGGCTCCATGGGCGACGGAAGCGAAGGGGATACCGATATGCGTGGACCCTGGACCACGATGTATGGTCTGCACGTGGTCGATCCGAAGATGGATACCCCCGGCGGCGGCCTCTCCGTCCAGACAATCAACGGCAAGATCGAAGGCGAAGATCGGGGCAAGCAGGACGAAGCCCAGAAAACGACGACTTCTCCCGGAGACCAGGCCATCGGGAAGAAGTCTTCCGGGAAGAGCAAGACGCCTTCCAAGTCGACCAAGCGAGCCTAA
- the holA gene encoding DNA polymerase III subunit delta, with amino-acid sequence MPSSLRSFASTDRFLAEIASSSSMRPGYVLIGDEIFLYDRCRRAVLSTLIPEGTRDFSLHDLDLAETSIFEALDRAQTPSLMAPFQVLFIRNLKQLYGRGSKKEEFAAIEAYFRSPNPQALLVFVADHIRIPTDVRRMDYQDKERYDRIRETLGEWCGMVELARVDESDAVRWIAETAELRGVRFDPDAARELADSLGADMMLISSEFEKLLLYAGARGNEEIARNRVTLGDVETMVLAAKQRSLYELTDAISQHDRPRALALLHGLLNASDGGEDAAIGHLYMLARTFRQMMIIVEKNVRDSRAIWQALWQGFRMPPFAAEDLIRQARRYKSRRELTRALRLVARADLELRSSPANKLLVLERLILDLCAEPKTASYDSSLQFAMEL; translated from the coding sequence ATGCCTTCATCGCTTCGCAGCTTTGCCTCCACAGACCGGTTTTTAGCCGAGATCGCCTCGTCCTCTTCGATGCGTCCCGGCTACGTTCTCATCGGCGATGAGATCTTTCTGTACGACCGCTGCCGCCGCGCTGTCCTCTCCACGCTCATCCCTGAAGGCACCCGCGACTTTTCGCTCCACGACCTGGACCTGGCCGAGACCAGCATCTTTGAGGCGCTCGATCGAGCACAGACCCCGTCGCTGATGGCGCCCTTCCAGGTGCTCTTTATCCGCAACCTGAAGCAGCTCTATGGCCGCGGATCGAAGAAAGAGGAGTTTGCCGCGATCGAAGCCTACTTCCGGTCGCCGAATCCGCAGGCGCTGCTGGTGTTTGTTGCAGATCACATTCGCATTCCCACCGACGTGCGCCGCATGGACTACCAGGACAAGGAACGGTACGACCGTATCCGAGAGACCTTGGGGGAGTGGTGCGGGATGGTAGAGCTTGCGCGGGTCGACGAGAGCGACGCCGTGCGCTGGATTGCGGAGACGGCGGAGCTACGGGGCGTCCGATTTGACCCTGATGCCGCCCGAGAGCTTGCCGACTCGCTGGGAGCCGACATGATGCTGATCTCCAGCGAGTTCGAAAAGCTGTTGCTGTATGCAGGAGCGCGAGGCAACGAAGAGATCGCAAGGAATCGCGTCACGCTGGGCGATGTGGAGACGATGGTGCTCGCCGCCAAACAGCGCTCGCTCTATGAACTGACGGATGCGATCTCCCAGCATGATCGGCCACGGGCGCTTGCGCTGCTGCACGGATTACTGAACGCCTCCGATGGGGGCGAGGATGCGGCCATCGGGCATCTCTACATGCTGGCTCGCACCTTTCGCCAGATGATGATCATCGTGGAGAAGAATGTGCGAGATTCGCGCGCGATCTGGCAAGCCCTGTGGCAGGGTTTCCGCATGCCTCCGTTTGCGGCGGAAGACCTCATCCGTCAGGCCCGCCGCTACAAGTCGCGACGCGAGCTTACCCGGGCGCTGCGGCTGGTGGCACGGGCAGACCTCGAACTGCGCAGCTCCCCCGCAAACAAGCTGCTGGTTCTGGAGCGGCTGATCCTGGATCTGTGTGCCGAACCGAAAACCGCATCTTACGATTCTTCTCTTCAATTTGCGATGGAGCTTTAG